The following coding sequences are from one Megamonas funiformis window:
- a CDS encoding dTMP kinase, whose protein sequence is MVKGKLIIIEAGDGCGKATQTKLLYDRLNQAGYKVKKIEYPDYESPACTPVKMYLQGEFGGHVDDVNAYAASVLFAVDRYASYRMKWKKDYEEGTIILADRYTTSNMVHQAVKIEDSKMRDEFLSWLWDTEFTKMGLPVPDKVIFLNMPPDISNKLIDNRAKKDNRKKDIHEQDKNYLEKCHEVYQEMANRYDWDIVECAKDNQLRTIEEIHEDVWQKIQGLIK, encoded by the coding sequence ATGGTGAAAGGAAAGCTCATAATCATTGAAGCTGGTGATGGTTGTGGTAAAGCTACACAAACTAAGCTTTTATATGATAGATTAAATCAAGCAGGTTACAAGGTAAAAAAAATAGAGTATCCAGATTATGAAAGTCCAGCATGTACACCGGTAAAAATGTATTTGCAAGGTGAGTTTGGCGGTCATGTAGATGATGTAAATGCCTATGCTGCTTCTGTATTATTTGCTGTGGATAGATATGCTTCATATCGCATGAAATGGAAAAAAGATTACGAAGAAGGCACTATTATTTTAGCGGATAGATATACTACTTCTAATATGGTTCATCAAGCTGTAAAAATAGAAGATAGCAAAATGCGTGATGAATTTTTATCATGGCTTTGGGATACAGAATTTACGAAAATGGGACTTCCAGTGCCGGATAAAGTTATTTTCTTGAATATGCCACCAGATATCAGCAATAAATTGATTGATAATAGAGCTAAAAAAGATAATCGCAAAAAAGATATTCATGAACAGGATAAAAATTATTTAGAAAAATGCCATGAAGTTTATCAAGAAATGGCAAATCGCTATGATTGGGATATCGTAGAATGTGCAAAGGATAATCAGTTAAGAACTATAGAAGAAATTCATGAAGATGTTTGGCAAAAAATTCAAGGTCTGATTAAATAA
- a CDS encoding aminotransferase class I/II-fold pyridoxal phosphate-dependent enzyme codes for MEQNNTPLYTAMKKYIEDKAMAFHTPGHKQGKGAANELHEMITDTGLKMEVSLMEELDDIHGASTCIKQAQDLASDLYGADETRFFINGTTGAIHAMILTAVNSGDKIIIPRNAHRSVLGGLVLAGAIPVFIQPEIDENLGIAMSITKTELEKVIRENKDAKAVVMVYPTYYGVAGDIQSIANLVHENNMLLLVDEAHGPHLAFCDKLPIQALSAGADIVAQSTHKIVGSMTQTSLLHMKKQHVDIERFNKMCSLVQSTSPNYLLLASLDIARRQMAMEGRDLVGRAVQLAEDLREQINKIPNLSCFGREYMNSEGKYDLDVTKITVCVRKLGISGAQAEQILRHKYKIQCELSDMYNLLFIISYADSEKECEYLLNALQELAKSFQDKETNPLVQINLPSIPHYVLSPRQAMFAKTKKVKFEQSVGKIAGELITFYPPGIPVIYPGEEISQEIIDYVLLQKQNGGNIIGPEDTNLENINIVEE; via the coding sequence ATGGAGCAAAATAATACACCTTTGTATACAGCAATGAAAAAATATATTGAAGATAAAGCAATGGCTTTTCATACACCAGGACATAAACAAGGCAAAGGTGCTGCAAATGAACTTCATGAAATGATAACAGATACAGGTCTTAAGATGGAAGTATCTTTGATGGAAGAATTAGATGATATACATGGAGCTTCTACGTGTATAAAACAGGCACAAGATTTGGCAAGTGATTTATATGGTGCAGATGAAACTAGATTTTTTATCAATGGAACAACAGGTGCTATTCATGCGATGATTTTAACAGCTGTAAATTCTGGTGATAAAATCATCATACCTAGAAATGCACATCGTTCCGTACTTGGCGGTTTGGTTTTGGCTGGGGCGATACCTGTATTTATTCAACCAGAAATAGATGAAAATTTAGGTATTGCTATGAGCATTACGAAAACTGAATTAGAAAAAGTAATACGTGAAAATAAAGATGCTAAAGCTGTAGTAATGGTTTATCCTACATATTATGGAGTGGCAGGGGATATACAAAGTATAGCTAATTTAGTGCATGAAAATAATATGTTATTATTAGTTGATGAAGCACATGGGCCACACTTAGCTTTTTGCGATAAATTGCCAATACAAGCATTATCAGCAGGAGCAGATATTGTTGCACAAAGTACGCATAAAATAGTAGGTTCAATGACGCAAACTTCTTTATTGCATATGAAAAAACAACACGTAGATATAGAGCGTTTTAATAAAATGTGCAGTTTAGTGCAGTCGACAAGCCCTAATTATTTATTGTTAGCTTCACTTGATATAGCACGCAGACAGATGGCAATGGAAGGTAGAGATTTAGTCGGTAGAGCTGTGCAATTAGCGGAAGATTTACGTGAGCAAATCAATAAAATCCCCAATTTAAGCTGTTTTGGTCGTGAATATATGAACAGTGAAGGCAAATATGATTTAGATGTAACAAAAATAACTGTTTGTGTGCGTAAATTGGGGATAAGTGGAGCTCAGGCAGAACAGATTTTGCGACATAAATATAAAATTCAATGTGAATTATCCGATATGTATAATTTATTATTCATTATTTCTTACGCTGATAGTGAGAAAGAATGTGAGTATTTATTAAATGCTTTGCAAGAATTAGCAAAATCTTTTCAGGATAAAGAGACAAATCCTTTAGTACAGATTAATTTGCCAAGTATTCCTCATTATGTTTTATCACCAAGACAAGCAATGTTTGCTAAGACGAAGAAAGTAAAATTTGAGCAAAGTGTAGGCAAAATAGCTGGGGAATTGATTACATTTTATCCACCGGGAATACCTGTGATTTATCCAGGGGAAGAAATAAGTCAAGAAATTATTGATTATGTATTGTTGCAAAAACAAAACGGGGGCAATATAATAGGCCCAGAAGATACGAATTTAGAAAATATTAATATAGTGGAGGAATAA